A stretch of the Leguminivora glycinivorella isolate SPB_JAAS2020 chromosome 2, LegGlyc_1.1, whole genome shotgun sequence genome encodes the following:
- the LOC125240740 gene encoding odorant receptor 13a-like, producing MFNYILKKLENPKRPLLGPNVKALQFWGLLLPENVIMKYIYICLHISIIYFTATEYVDIWFIKSDINLILENLKITMLASVSVVKISTFLIWQKSWRDIIDYVTESDVNQRKTTDEANLTIIKQNTKYSRKITYLYWSLMYTTVVVVIVQPIMKYVFSQTYRDNVKSGEESYIQVVSSWVPFDKSNMVGYVSACAFQSYAAIYGGGWITSFDTNAIVTMVFFKGELQLLKRDSAKIFGIENNPVSREEAERRLKECHRRHANLIKYSSLFDSCLSPIMLFYMFVCSVMLCVTAYQIRTGTSMMQTILQVEYLVFGVSQLFMYCWHSNDVMQTSQEVIHGPYESRWWSNNALRQDLVILLGQFRKEIVFSAGPFTNLTLPTFINILKGAYSYYTLLTKSQIDV from the exons atgtttaattatattttgaaaaaattggAAAATCCAAAACGACCCTTGCTGGGCCCTAATGTTAAAGCATTACAATTTTGGGGACTTTTGCTCCCAGAAAACGTAATCatgaaatatatttacataTGTCTACATATATCTATCATTTACTTTACGGCTACAGAATACGTGGACATATGGTTTATAAAATCGGATATTAATTTGATTTTGGAAAATCTCAAAATCACTATGTTAGCTAGTGTGAGCGTAGTAAAAATTTCGACCTTTTTGATTTGGCAAAAGTCTTGGCGGGACATAATTGACTATGTGACAGAATCAGATGTAAACCAGCGCAAAACTACTGATGAAGCTAACTTAACCATTattaaacaaaatacaaaatattcgCGTAAAATTACGTACCTTTATTGGTCACTCATGTATACTACGGTAGTAGTCGTTATAGTTCAGCCTATCATGAAATACGTCTTTTCACAAACATATAGAGATAATGTGAAGAGTGGAGAAGAATCTTATATACAAGTCGTGAGCTCTTGGGTACCGTTCGATAAAAGTAACATGGTTGGATATGTGTCTGCGTGTGCCTTCCAAAGCTACGCGGCTATATACGGAGGCGGTTGGATCACTTCATTTGACACAAACGCAATAGTGACTATGGTATTTTTTAAAGGAGAATTGCAGCTCTTGAAAAGAGACTCTGCTAAGATTTTTGGAATTGAGAACAATCCTGTATCACGCGAGGAAGCAGAGAGGAGATTAAAGGAATGCCATAGGAGACATGCAAACTTAATCAA ATATTCGAGTCTTTTTGATTCCTGTTTGTCGCCGATTATGCTTTTCTACATGTTCGTTTGCTCCGTGATGCTCTGCGTGACTGCATATCAGATAAGG acTGGAACTAGCATGATGCAAACGATACTACAAGTTGAATATCTCGTGTTTGGGGTCTCTCAACTATTTATGTATTGCTGGCACAGTAACGATGTCATGCAAACT AGCCAGGAAGTAATTCACGGCCCTTACGAAAGCAGATGGTGGTCTAACAATGCTCTTCGCCAGGACCTCGTTATATTACTGGGACAGTTCCGCAAAGAGATTGTATTTTCTGCAGGACCTTTCACCAATCTAACACTACCCACTTTTATAAAT ATTTTGAAAGGTGCTTACAGCTACTATACATTATTGACCAAGTCACAAATAGATGTTTAA